A window from Vulpes vulpes isolate BD-2025 chromosome 9, VulVul3, whole genome shotgun sequence encodes these proteins:
- the SLC39A3 gene encoding zinc transporter ZIP3, producing the protein MMKLLVAKILCMVGVFFFMLLGSLLPVKIIETDFEKAHRSKKILSLCNTFGGGVFLATCFNALLPAVREKLQKVLSLGHISTDYPLAETIVMLGFFMTVFLEQLILTFRKEKPSFIDLETFNAGSDAGSDSEYESPFMGGTRGHALYAEPHAHTHGLSVQELSRSSPLRLLSLVFALSAHSIFEGLALGLQEDGEKVVSLFVGVAIHETLVAVALGISMARSTMALRDAAKLAVTVSAMIPLGISIGLGIESAQGVPSSVASVLLQGLAGGTFLFVTFFEILAKELEEKSDRLLKVLFLVLGYAVLAGMVFLKW; encoded by the exons ATGATGAAGCTGTTGGTGGCCAAAATCCTTTGCATGGTGGGCGTGTTCTTCTTCATGCTGCTTGGCTCCTTGCTCCCCGTGAAGATCATCGAGACGGATTTTGAGAAGGCCCATCGCTCAAAAAAGATCCTCTCACTCTGCAACACCTTTGGAGGCGGGGTCTTTCTGGCCACATGCTTCAATGCTCTCCTGCCAGCCGTGAGGGAGAAG CTCCAGAAAGTTCTGAGTCTCGGGCACATCAGCACTGACTACCCACTGGCCGAGACCATCGTGATGCTGGGCTTCTTCATGACCGTCTTCCTGGAGCAGCTCATCCTGACCTTCCGCAAGGAGAAGCCATCCTTCATCGACCTGGAGACCTTCAATGCTGGCTCTGACGCCGGCAGTGACTCGGAGTACGAGAGCCCCTTCATGGGGGGCACGCGGGGCCACGCGCTCTATGCAGAGCCCCACGCCCACACCCACGGGCTGAGTGTACAGGAGCTGTCGCGCTCCAGCCCGCTGCGCCTTCTCAGCCTGGTGTTTGCCCTGTCGGCGCACTCCATCTTCgagggcctggccctgggcctgcaggaggatggagagaaggTAGTGAGCCTGTTCGTGGGGGTGGCCATCCACGAGACACTGGTGGCTGTGGCCCTGGGCATCAGCATGGCCAGGAGCACCATGGCCCTGAGGGACGCGGCCAAGCTGGCTGTCACCGTCAGCGCCATGATCCCCCTGGGTATCAGCATCGGCCTGGGCATCGAGAGCGCCCAGGGTGTGCCCAGCAGCGTGGCCTCCGTGCTGCTGCAGGGCCTGGCGGGCGGCACGTTCCTCTTCGTCACCTTCTTCGAGATCCTCGCGAAGGAGCTGGAGGAGAAGAGCGACCGTCTGCTCAAAGTCCTCTTTCTGGTGCTGGGTTATGCCGTCCTGGCCGGCATGGTCTTCCTCAAGTGGTGa